Proteins encoded in a region of the Sulfurimonas marina genome:
- a CDS encoding lipid A deacylase LpxR family protein: MLNKIILLILLISSLFSETLEVKNITFTTENDSDFRGDNDYTYGSEISILFYRKDLNNSLLHIPFTDYKLQDNYISFSYAHQIYTPEDLKNQNLILNDRPYAGYMYFKSGLYQSYNKTLKSLVFQLGMLGPSTNMDRVQEVIHANIGSDVPEGWDNQLKNELVIQINYGYKEYMELSNKSVFIPEYGFELGNASTKVFVAGLYRWGDIPKDYGSTQIDNTNANKIPLDPNRQYKNAWSYCLNLSFKANLIARDIFLDGNTFLDSHNVDKNIFVAEVGYGVSVNYGHLSIDYLRKHLSHQFKTQNRIPNYGSLVISYNF; the protein is encoded by the coding sequence ATGTTAAATAAGATAATATTATTGATTTTATTGATCTCTTCTCTTTTTTCTGAAACATTAGAAGTAAAAAATATTACTTTTACAACAGAAAATGATTCAGATTTTCGAGGTGATAATGATTATACTTACGGGTCTGAGATATCAATACTTTTTTACAGAAAAGATCTTAATAATTCATTGCTTCATATCCCTTTTACCGATTACAAACTTCAAGACAATTACATCTCATTTTCATATGCACATCAGATATATACCCCTGAAGATTTAAAAAATCAAAATTTAATACTTAACGATCGCCCTTATGCCGGTTATATGTATTTTAAATCGGGTCTTTATCAATCTTATAACAAAACTTTAAAATCTTTAGTTTTTCAATTAGGAATGTTAGGTCCATCTACAAATATGGACAGGGTACAAGAGGTGATCCACGCTAATATAGGTTCTGACGTACCTGAAGGTTGGGATAACCAGCTTAAGAATGAACTTGTTATTCAAATAAATTACGGATATAAAGAGTATATGGAACTTTCAAATAAAAGTGTCTTTATACCGGAGTACGGATTTGAACTTGGTAACGCTTCTACAAAAGTTTTTGTAGCGGGATTGTACAGATGGGGTGATATACCGAAAGATTACGGTTCAACTCAGATTGATAATACAAATGCCAACAAAATACCCCTTGATCCAAATAGACAATATAAAAACGCTTGGAGTTATTGTTTAAACCTTTCATTCAAAGCAAATTTAATTGCAAGAGATATATTTTTAGACGGTAATACATTTTTAGATTCACATAATGTTGATAAAAATATATTTGTTGCAGAAGTTGGATACGGAGTATCTGTAAATTATGGGCATCTTAGCATAGACTATTTAAGAAAACATCTTTCACATCAATTTAAAACTCAAAATAGAATTCCTAACTACGGATCATTAGTTATCTCTTATAACTTTTAA
- a CDS encoding DUF3943 domain-containing protein, translated as MTKYLLLTLLLHISLYGSKQIDLNNPNIYKEINLYKNNSLLNPNYQLLNIQTDYDPNNINVNNLLTQPQRDLVEGTFYTQILMIGTVGLLYVMPESVSKWDKNALEEKSLGDRWKDHVKAGPVWDKDDFAINYIGHPVSGAWYYTMARGYGISPEGSFLYSAFLSTVVWEYGYEAFAEIPSWQDLFSTPIIGSLMGEGFYYLEKKIDRNEGKVLNSETLGDISYFLLNPIGNISNGLSNFFDLHTTLRIETYQPRYSMEQQYIYIYQEKPIVTRDQDFGLILTIEF; from the coding sequence ATGACTAAATACCTTCTGCTTACGCTACTTCTCCATATATCCCTGTATGGAAGTAAGCAGATAGATCTTAATAATCCAAATATATACAAAGAGATCAATCTCTATAAAAACAACTCTTTACTTAATCCAAATTATCAACTTCTAAATATACAAACAGATTACGATCCAAATAATATTAATGTGAATAATCTTTTAACACAACCACAAAGAGATCTGGTGGAAGGTACTTTTTATACTCAGATTTTAATGATTGGTACTGTCGGATTACTTTACGTTATGCCTGAATCTGTTTCTAAATGGGATAAAAATGCACTCGAAGAGAAATCTCTTGGAGATCGATGGAAAGATCATGTCAAAGCAGGTCCTGTATGGGATAAAGACGATTTTGCAATCAACTATATAGGTCATCCGGTTTCAGGTGCCTGGTACTATACAATGGCGAGAGGTTATGGTATTTCACCAGAAGGCTCTTTTTTATATTCGGCATTTCTTTCAACTGTTGTCTGGGAGTATGGTTATGAAGCATTTGCAGAGATCCCTTCTTGGCAGGACCTTTTTTCTACACCTATTATCGGATCACTTATGGGAGAAGGTTTTTACTATTTAGAAAAAAAGATTGATCGTAACGAAGGAAAAGTTTTAAACTCTGAAACATTAGGAGATATTAGCTATTTTCTTTTAAATCCTATAGGAAATATATCTAATGGATTGAGTAATTTTTTTGATCTTCATACAACTTTGAGAATTGAAACTTATCAACCAAGGTACTCTATGGAGCAACAATATATTTATATCTATCAAGAAAAACCAATTGTTACAAGGGATCAAGATTTTGGTCTGATACTTACTATAGAGTTTTAA